One region of Pseudoalteromonas galatheae genomic DNA includes:
- a CDS encoding GNAT family N-acetyltransferase, translating into MLISKTIQMRLITEDDAEFITELRSDGKYNTYLSKSDTSVEAQKEWIRAYKLKEVNKEQFYFIIERLDGTKCGTVRIYDIKEDSFCWGSWILNHNKTRYAAIESALLVYQFGFEFLGFAKSHFDVMKGNEKVVNFHEKFGAVVIDEDKDNLYFNISKDAVEKCKEKFGGII; encoded by the coding sequence ATGCTAATAAGTAAAACTATTCAAATGCGGCTCATAACTGAAGATGATGCTGAGTTTATCACTGAGCTTAGGAGCGATGGTAAATATAATACTTATCTTTCAAAATCTGATACGAGTGTAGAAGCACAAAAAGAATGGATTCGAGCTTATAAATTGAAAGAGGTTAATAAAGAGCAGTTTTACTTTATTATAGAAAGATTGGATGGTACTAAATGCGGAACTGTTCGCATCTATGATATTAAAGAGGACTCATTTTGTTGGGGGAGTTGGATCCTTAATCATAACAAAACTAGATATGCAGCAATTGAAAGCGCTTTATTAGTATACCAATTTGGTTTTGAGTTTTTGGGCTTTGCTAAGTCTCATTTCGATGTAATGAAAGGTAATGAAAAAGTCGTTAATTTCCACGAGAAGTTTGGTGCAGTCGTAATTGATGAAGATAAAGATAATTTGTACTTCAATATCTCTAAAGATGCCGTTGAGAAATGCAAAGAAAAGTTCGGTGGTATTATATGA
- a CDS encoding 3-oxoacyl-ACP reductase produces the protein MNKSALVTGGTKGLGLAIVECLKEHCQTVIATYNTTPPNVEFPNVLFRKVDVTDQSSCDELLKNLDDEGIYPNILVNNAGVVKDVMFHKMDRSAWNEVLNVNLNSIFNLTQPIYSRMRQEGFGRIINISSVNANKGQIGQANYCASKAGIQGFTKALALEGAHKNITVNTISPGYCQTDMLTSMKPEVLEQVINTIPARRLGKPEEIAHLVAYLISENAGYVSGANFEINGGLYSS, from the coding sequence ATGAATAAAAGTGCACTTGTAACTGGGGGAACCAAGGGGCTTGGTCTCGCCATTGTGGAATGTTTGAAAGAACACTGTCAAACGGTGATCGCTACATACAACACTACGCCTCCAAATGTCGAATTTCCAAATGTACTATTTAGGAAAGTTGATGTAACAGATCAATCATCCTGTGACGAGCTTTTAAAAAACTTAGACGATGAAGGTATTTATCCAAATATACTGGTTAACAATGCGGGTGTTGTAAAGGATGTAATGTTCCATAAAATGGACAGAAGTGCGTGGAACGAAGTGTTAAACGTCAATCTAAACTCAATCTTTAACCTGACACAGCCAATTTATAGCCGGATGAGACAAGAGGGGTTTGGCCGTATAATAAATATCTCCTCAGTCAATGCTAATAAGGGCCAGATTGGCCAGGCAAACTATTGTGCATCTAAAGCAGGTATTCAAGGTTTTACAAAGGCACTTGCTTTAGAAGGTGCTCACAAAAATATCACTGTGAATACAATTTCACCGGGTTACTGTCAGACAGACATGCTTACATCGATGAAACCTGAAGTACTTGAGCAAGTGATCAATACAATCCCAGCGAGACGCTTAGGGAAGCCTGAAGAAATAGCACATTTAGTTGCATATTTAATTTCTGAAAACGCGGGGTATGTGAGTGGTGCAAACTTCGAAATAAACGGCGGCTTGTATAGTTCTTAG
- a CDS encoding DegT/DnrJ/EryC1/StrS family aminotransferase, with translation MIPFLNLKEINNKYSQDLKDACARVIDSGWYIMGKELEAFEREFAQYCGVQHCIGVANGLDALTLTIRAWKELGKLKDGDEVIVPANTYIASILSISENNLVPVLVEPNEETFNLCPESVAAAITSKTKAILPVHLYGLISPMKELMDIAKDHGLLVLEDCAQSHGAEINSVKCGNWGDAGAFSFYPGKNLGALGDAGAITTNDSELAEVLRALRNYGSYKKYENKYIGVNSRLDEIQAAMLRVKLAYLDEETQGRRSVAQYYLENIQNELCILPKWPATDEHVFHLFVIKTSHRNALELHLRECGVQSLIHYPIPAHQQTAYEGCFDNNLPLTEKIHEQVLSLPMDPTLSTNDLKTIVSAINGFKA, from the coding sequence ATGATTCCATTTTTAAATTTAAAAGAAATAAACAACAAGTATTCCCAAGACTTGAAAGATGCTTGTGCGCGAGTTATCGACTCAGGTTGGTATATCATGGGAAAAGAGCTAGAAGCATTTGAACGTGAGTTTGCACAATACTGTGGTGTACAACATTGTATCGGTGTTGCAAATGGTTTGGATGCCTTAACGCTTACCATTAGAGCTTGGAAAGAATTAGGTAAACTCAAAGACGGCGACGAGGTGATTGTTCCCGCAAATACGTATATAGCGAGCATTCTATCGATATCTGAAAACAATTTAGTTCCTGTATTAGTTGAGCCGAATGAGGAAACCTTTAATCTGTGTCCAGAAAGCGTCGCGGCGGCGATCACTTCAAAGACTAAAGCTATTTTACCAGTGCACCTATATGGCTTGATTTCGCCGATGAAAGAGTTAATGGACATTGCTAAGGACCATGGCTTATTGGTACTTGAAGATTGTGCTCAGTCTCATGGCGCAGAAATTAACAGTGTGAAATGTGGTAATTGGGGAGATGCAGGGGCATTCAGTTTCTACCCTGGGAAAAACCTTGGCGCTTTGGGTGATGCCGGTGCGATAACAACGAATGACTCAGAACTTGCCGAAGTATTACGCGCCCTCAGAAACTACGGTTCGTACAAAAAGTATGAAAACAAATACATAGGTGTAAATAGCCGCCTCGATGAAATACAGGCTGCAATGCTCAGAGTAAAACTTGCGTATCTAGATGAAGAGACACAAGGTCGTAGAAGCGTCGCTCAGTATTATTTAGAAAATATCCAAAATGAGCTGTGCATTTTACCAAAGTGGCCTGCTACTGACGAACATGTATTCCACTTGTTTGTTATAAAAACATCCCATAGAAATGCGTTAGAGCTACACTTACGTGAATGTGGTGTGCAGTCACTCATTCACTACCCAATTCCTGCGCATCAGCAAACTGCTTATGAGGGGTGTTTTGACAACAACCTGCCATTAACAGAAAAGATTCATGAGCAAGTATTAAGTTTACCAATGGATCCTACTCTTAGCACCAACGATCTTAAAACTATTGTTAGTGCTATTAATGGCTTTAAAGCGTGA
- a CDS encoding O-antigen translocase, with amino-acid sequence MKKLLKVTSLTALLTLCRMLAGFIVAKVVAVQTGPAGIAMLGQIQGFVSVITGIANSPLGNGIVRYTAEKQQDGLEECAVWWKASFGLLIGLLSVSVPLLIVFSNSISNWLFSQSGYQYLVIIAVLLLPFSAVGTAINSVTNGMQQYKRYVFLGACSLIVSTSCMLILVIKGKIHGALLAAVMQSALIGLTMCILSLRQPWFRAKYWFGNIDKEASKVMLGFAFMALITALTVPVSLIFIRNLLVDNMGWEVTGQWQAVWKISEVYLGVVTMAMATYYLPKLATLKGKKAILTEAFMVSKVIIPVVILIAVGIYVSRDLLISLLFTNEFSDASEFFLVKLIGDVVKIVSFIFAYPMIANKKFKLYIGSEIFFSVSLVLLSYLLIHDFGVNGVNLAYLVNYLLYIVFLFFSYNRICK; translated from the coding sequence GTGAAAAAGCTATTAAAAGTAACGTCTCTTACTGCATTATTAACGTTATGTAGAATGTTGGCCGGTTTTATCGTTGCAAAGGTTGTGGCGGTGCAGACCGGTCCTGCTGGTATTGCAATGCTAGGGCAAATACAAGGCTTTGTCTCGGTAATAACTGGGATCGCCAATTCCCCATTGGGAAATGGAATTGTTCGCTATACAGCTGAAAAACAGCAAGATGGTCTAGAAGAATGCGCGGTTTGGTGGAAAGCTAGTTTTGGGTTGCTTATCGGTTTGTTATCGGTCTCTGTGCCATTATTAATTGTTTTTTCCAACTCTATATCTAACTGGCTTTTTTCACAAAGTGGATATCAATACTTAGTAATTATTGCGGTTTTATTACTGCCCTTTAGTGCTGTAGGAACAGCGATAAATTCCGTTACTAACGGTATGCAGCAATACAAACGCTATGTTTTTTTGGGCGCGTGCTCATTAATCGTAAGTACTTCTTGCATGCTTATCCTTGTCATCAAGGGGAAAATACACGGAGCTCTACTTGCTGCTGTAATGCAATCTGCGTTAATTGGCTTAACTATGTGCATCTTGTCACTAAGACAACCTTGGTTTCGTGCAAAGTACTGGTTTGGTAACATTGATAAAGAAGCTAGTAAAGTAATGCTTGGTTTTGCTTTTATGGCATTGATCACAGCATTAACTGTGCCTGTATCTCTTATTTTTATAAGAAATTTACTCGTCGACAATATGGGGTGGGAAGTCACAGGGCAATGGCAAGCTGTGTGGAAGATCTCTGAGGTTTACTTAGGGGTTGTTACTATGGCCATGGCGACGTATTACCTTCCTAAATTGGCCACATTAAAAGGGAAGAAAGCGATTTTGACAGAAGCATTTATGGTTTCAAAGGTCATTATTCCAGTGGTTATACTCATTGCTGTTGGCATTTATGTTTCACGCGACTTATTGATTTCTTTACTCTTTACTAATGAGTTTTCAGATGCAAGCGAATTCTTTTTGGTAAAACTTATCGGTGATGTAGTGAAAATTGTGTCATTTATTTTTGCTTATCCAATGATTGCCAACAAAAAGTTTAAGTTGTACATAGGCTCAGAGATATTTTTTAGTGTAAGCTTGGTTTTGCTCTCCTATTTGCTTATTCACGACTTTGGGGTGAATGGTGTTAACTTGGCTTATTTAGTAAATTACTTACTGTATATCGTCTTTCTGTTTTTCTCTTATAACAGAATTTGTAAGTAG
- a CDS encoding glycosyltransferase family protein, giving the protein MTIVFFYPSKNIGGVQTLFLRLGEALKDSFDIVYVDVENGFYSNSGVQSFARIVKYEGQFDSSEYSDPVIVTPPSEIIKAKNYFSGNEKVFFWHVHPYNTISTFPGFNFFNKLSKRTIKLLVKTLLLSQHRSLKKTFGKALDANALMFMDGTNKDSFHYFFDKCDSAGLLPIPVECSATFEKSQCPNRPEKEILVWVGRVEHFKSPILDYILNKFLVSSLDKNHEFHIVGDGQDLERFKSMYSHNTSIKFIGSLQPAELQQLLESDIKLSFCMGTSALECAKAGIPSVLVDAFYTAVPDNYKFKWLYESKNFSLGEVLSSKPVDNECGRELHALLEEVENNDNFVAKQCFDYVAQNHNIEVVKKRLVNGLRNSNLYIEDIGRIESTMIYRLYGCLRDRAQILTKK; this is encoded by the coding sequence ATGACTATTGTTTTTTTCTACCCCAGTAAAAATATTGGTGGCGTACAGACTTTGTTTTTACGACTAGGTGAAGCTCTAAAAGATAGCTTTGACATCGTGTATGTAGATGTAGAAAACGGTTTTTACTCTAATTCAGGTGTGCAAAGCTTCGCGCGAATTGTAAAATATGAAGGACAATTTGACAGTAGCGAGTATAGTGATCCCGTTATTGTCACTCCACCAAGTGAAATAATAAAAGCAAAAAACTACTTTTCAGGTAACGAAAAGGTTTTTTTCTGGCACGTCCACCCTTACAATACAATTAGCACTTTTCCTGGTTTTAATTTCTTTAACAAGTTAAGTAAAAGAACGATTAAACTACTGGTTAAAACATTGTTGCTTTCTCAACACAGAAGTTTAAAAAAGACGTTCGGGAAAGCGCTCGACGCGAATGCTTTAATGTTTATGGATGGAACAAATAAAGACTCATTTCATTATTTTTTTGACAAGTGCGATAGCGCTGGATTATTACCAATACCAGTGGAATGTTCAGCAACTTTTGAAAAAAGCCAGTGCCCAAATAGACCTGAGAAGGAAATATTAGTTTGGGTGGGTAGGGTAGAGCATTTTAAATCTCCAATTTTGGATTATATTCTAAACAAGTTTTTAGTTAGTTCATTAGATAAGAACCATGAATTTCATATTGTTGGTGATGGACAAGACCTAGAACGTTTTAAAAGCATGTATAGCCATAATACCTCAATAAAGTTCATTGGCAGCTTGCAACCTGCTGAGTTACAACAGCTCCTTGAGTCTGATATAAAACTTTCATTCTGTATGGGGACGTCAGCGTTGGAGTGTGCTAAAGCAGGAATTCCTTCAGTGCTTGTCGATGCGTTTTATACAGCTGTTCCAGACAACTACAAATTTAAATGGTTGTATGAAAGTAAAAACTTTAGCCTAGGAGAGGTTCTTTCCAGTAAGCCTGTTGATAATGAGTGTGGCAGAGAATTACATGCTTTGCTTGAGGAAGTAGAAAATAATGATAACTTTGTCGCGAAGCAGTGTTTTGATTATGTCGCGCAGAATCACAATATTGAAGTTGTTAAGAAACGTTTGGTAAATGGTCTGCGAAATTCAAACCTATATATTGAAGATATAGGCCGTATTGAAAGTACCATGATCTATCGGCTTTATGGTTGCCTTAGAGATAGGGCACAAATATTGACAAAGAAATAA
- a CDS encoding O-antigen ligase family protein: protein MRLNLLALNVSLLLIGQFFISTFLAILGNPVPISFFTYLLCSALIFFGLVSGHKAILNRNFSLSKEMLFFVIILASFFLQSMGTYPQDKLVLVCYLVFTPLVLIHISVTLSPPEAINDLKRYLKFFSYFSVWWAFSLYILGFHENYSGESRITFYGIDNPIWTSRYIAVFVIVLFFTTTSKFKLLFWVTTLVAVYLMIQTGTRSSFLAVAVALLLSFGKRVISAKTFFILIILIVFSYFLMVYVGGRLSIGGAEYSIIARTTAYNEALMYIANQPWTGYGFGNYSIVTTGVDERNYPHNLLIEIVFELGLFAGVLCMLYIFIMLRKKMSGLECLYAIFVFHLVNSFFSGDFQGNNLLFISGYILSGVYCSLKRGESRVDFVSNYNGK, encoded by the coding sequence ATGAGATTAAATTTACTTGCTCTTAATGTCTCGTTACTTTTAATTGGACAATTTTTTATATCGACATTTTTGGCAATATTAGGCAACCCAGTTCCTATTAGCTTTTTTACTTACCTACTATGTAGTGCTTTAATTTTTTTCGGTCTGGTAAGTGGTCATAAAGCTATATTAAATAGAAACTTTTCTTTATCTAAAGAAATGTTGTTTTTTGTTATAATTTTAGCCTCCTTCTTTTTGCAAAGCATGGGAACTTACCCTCAAGATAAATTGGTGCTAGTATGCTACTTGGTATTTACACCTTTAGTTTTGATTCATATCTCTGTTACTCTGAGTCCTCCAGAAGCAATTAATGATCTGAAAAGATATTTGAAGTTCTTCTCCTATTTTTCCGTTTGGTGGGCTTTTTCACTCTATATTTTGGGTTTTCACGAAAACTATAGTGGTGAATCCAGAATAACCTTTTATGGAATTGACAACCCTATTTGGACTTCTAGGTATATCGCAGTTTTTGTGATCGTCCTTTTCTTCACCACAACAAGTAAGTTTAAGTTACTATTTTGGGTGACCACATTGGTTGCCGTGTATCTAATGATTCAAACTGGAACTCGAAGTTCTTTTCTTGCTGTGGCCGTGGCGCTTTTACTGAGTTTTGGTAAAAGGGTAATCAGTGCTAAAACTTTTTTTATATTGATTATATTAATCGTTTTTTCCTATTTTCTAATGGTTTACGTGGGAGGACGTTTATCAATAGGCGGTGCGGAATATTCGATTATAGCAAGAACAACTGCATATAACGAAGCGCTAATGTATATAGCCAATCAACCGTGGACTGGTTATGGTTTTGGGAATTATTCTATCGTCACAACTGGAGTTGATGAAAGAAATTATCCTCATAACCTGCTTATTGAAATCGTTTTCGAGCTAGGACTATTTGCAGGGGTATTATGTATGCTTTACATATTTATAATGCTCAGAAAAAAAATGTCTGGGCTTGAATGTTTGTATGCAATTTTTGTATTTCACCTAGTTAATTCTTTTTTTAGTGGTGATTTTCAAGGGAATAACCTTCTGTTTATTTCTGGTTATATATTATCTGGTGTTTATTGTTCATTAAAGCGTGGGGAAAGTAGAGTTGATTTTGTATCTAACTATAATGGAAAATAG
- a CDS encoding glycosyltransferase family 4 protein gives MENSEGNAIHENQIMPISDIDDVSFLFLTPAILLNKKGVKFSFSRRQGKKVKDVKVPFPSYFFYMTPFLLPLFLIYSVPIVAFHMAKKDTKVVHCRNYLSTLVAVFCKLFIRDLKIISDPRGIYPDEGAIIKRWKFGGFSYSIWKRIETWMFQKVDKVFSLSEGMSKYVESSIDNSDFIPAMVDESRFKFSQADRIEVRSNLNIKDDEVVYVYCGSIGLWHNVKLLAGAITAHHKMHNGSYKVLILGGADSTKTQLMDFGIENILQLTVKPEEVSKYLSCADIGVLPGQVQSDIYTNTMQTMISSKAEEYLVNGLPILCNTQITEVMKILKQKELDIAFCSKNMLIETGSTFKSNLEKRSQDSEFYSSMFSKSVILEKYNRSYECLCR, from the coding sequence ATGGAAAATAGTGAGGGGAATGCTATACATGAGAATCAGATTATGCCCATATCTGATATTGATGATGTAAGCTTTCTTTTTCTAACACCTGCCATTCTCTTGAACAAAAAAGGTGTTAAGTTTTCTTTTTCTAGAAGACAAGGAAAAAAAGTAAAAGATGTGAAGGTGCCATTCCCTTCTTATTTCTTTTACATGACACCTTTTTTGCTACCTTTGTTTTTAATTTACAGTGTGCCTATTGTCGCTTTTCATATGGCTAAAAAAGATACTAAAGTCGTGCATTGTAGAAATTACTTGTCTACATTAGTTGCTGTTTTTTGTAAATTATTTATCAGAGATCTAAAGATTATCTCTGATCCCAGAGGAATTTACCCTGATGAAGGTGCGATCATTAAAAGGTGGAAGTTTGGTGGTTTTAGCTATTCGATCTGGAAGAGAATAGAAACTTGGATGTTTCAGAAAGTCGATAAGGTATTTTCTTTAAGCGAGGGGATGTCAAAATATGTCGAGTCATCAATAGATAATTCAGATTTCATCCCTGCAATGGTAGATGAAAGCAGATTCAAATTCTCTCAAGCAGATAGAATTGAAGTCAGGTCAAATCTGAATATAAAGGATGACGAAGTCGTTTATGTGTACTGTGGTTCAATCGGATTATGGCACAATGTTAAGCTTTTAGCAGGTGCGATTACTGCTCATCATAAAATGCATAATGGTAGCTATAAAGTGTTGATTTTAGGTGGTGCTGATTCGACGAAAACGCAGTTAATGGACTTTGGTATTGAGAATATCTTACAATTGACAGTCAAACCTGAAGAAGTGTCAAAGTATCTGTCATGTGCAGATATAGGTGTGTTACCAGGGCAGGTTCAATCGGATATATATACTAATACTATGCAAACGATGATCTCATCAAAAGCTGAAGAGTATTTGGTAAATGGGCTTCCCATCCTTTGTAATACTCAGATTACAGAAGTAATGAAGATCTTGAAGCAAAAGGAACTAGATATTGCGTTTTGTAGCAAAAACATGCTTATTGAAACGGGCTCAACGTTCAAATCAAATTTGGAAAAAAGGAGCCAAGATTCGGAGTTTTATTCATCAATGTTTTCCAAGAGCGTCATTTTAGAGAAGTATAATAGGAGTTACGAATGCCTCTGTCGTTAA
- a CDS encoding glycosyltransferase: MPLSLSVLVVNYNGDKFIKETISSFFEAIKNRKFEVEMLILDNNSTDNSTSVLSEIEREAKWPVKFYYGDDNIGFAKGCNFLAKEASNDVVFLLNNDTKTLCLDKFCHLLENEQLDNNAIGTVKILNNDLTIQNNIFSFPSKLKLVLELFLLKHKLVSLIGRKNTNITADTDFQNQYFSGCVLFLPRKLYLDFNGFDQRFYFYHEECDLFMRLDASGEGVKKVYLEDEIVHFGGGGGEISDFAFVAYYENLFRLFFYNTGISYLCLSKLFKIAFKFRNFLSKMGIGYRYSPFSTTYKGLSNRSSQDVLKLNERILDKIQDKENFR; this comes from the coding sequence ATGCCTCTGTCGTTAAGTGTTTTAGTTGTGAATTATAATGGGGATAAGTTTATTAAAGAAACTATATCATCATTCTTTGAGGCAATTAAAAACAGAAAGTTTGAAGTCGAAATGCTTATTTTGGATAACAATTCGACAGATAACTCCACGTCAGTTCTTAGTGAAATAGAAAGGGAAGCAAAATGGCCTGTGAAATTCTATTATGGTGATGACAACATAGGGTTTGCAAAAGGGTGTAACTTTCTTGCCAAAGAAGCCAGTAATGATGTGGTTTTTTTGTTAAATAATGATACGAAAACATTATGCTTAGATAAGTTTTGCCATTTACTTGAGAATGAACAACTAGATAATAATGCTATAGGGACTGTAAAGATTTTGAATAATGATTTAACTATTCAAAATAATATCTTTTCTTTTCCGAGCAAATTAAAGTTAGTTTTAGAGCTATTTCTGTTAAAGCATAAGCTAGTCTCATTAATCGGTAGAAAAAATACAAATATTACCGCTGATACTGATTTTCAAAATCAGTACTTTAGCGGTTGTGTTTTATTTTTACCTCGAAAGCTATATTTGGACTTTAATGGTTTTGACCAAAGATTCTACTTTTACCATGAAGAATGTGATCTATTCATGCGCCTTGATGCATCTGGAGAAGGTGTAAAGAAGGTTTATTTAGAGGATGAAATAGTTCACTTTGGTGGCGGGGGAGGGGAAATAAGCGATTTCGCTTTCGTCGCATATTATGAAAACTTGTTTAGGCTTTTCTTTTACAACACTGGGATAAGCTATCTTTGCTTGAGTAAGTTGTTCAAAATTGCTTTTAAATTTAGGAATTTTTTATCGAAAATGGGAATAGGCTATCGTTACTCACCGTTTTCAACAACTTATAAAGGGCTTTCCAATAGAAGCTCGCAAGATGTTCTGAAGCTCAATGAACGTATATTAGATAAAATTCAAGATAAAGAAAATTTTAGATAG
- the gmd gene encoding GDP-mannose 4,6-dehydratase encodes MKKALITGVTGQDGSYLAEFLLEKGYEVHGIKRRASSFNTERVDHIYQDRHEENPNFFLHYGDLTDTSNLTRILKEVQPDEVYNLGAQSHVAVSFEAPEYTADVDAIGTLRLLEAIRFLGLEKKTKFYQASTSELYGEVQEIPQKETTPFHPRSPYAVAKMYAYWIAVNYRESYGMYACNGILFNHESPRRGETFVTRKITRGLANISQGLEKCLYLGNMDALRDWGHAKDYVRMQWMMLQQDTPEDFVIATGKQISVREFVSLSAKELGVTLEFIGEGVDEVATVVAIEGDNAQALSVGDVIVRVDPRYFRPAEVETLLGDPTKAKEKLGWEPEITVEEMCAEMVQHDLAKAKQHALLKSHGYDVSVSVE; translated from the coding sequence ATGAAAAAAGCACTAATTACAGGTGTAACGGGTCAGGATGGCTCTTACTTAGCAGAGTTTCTACTTGAAAAAGGCTATGAAGTTCACGGTATTAAACGTCGCGCTTCGAGTTTTAATACAGAGCGTGTAGATCATATCTATCAAGACAGACATGAAGAAAATCCCAATTTTTTCCTTCATTATGGCGACCTAACAGATACTTCAAACTTAACTCGTATTCTTAAAGAAGTACAACCTGATGAGGTTTACAACTTAGGTGCCCAAAGCCATGTAGCCGTATCGTTTGAGGCACCAGAATATACTGCTGATGTAGATGCTATTGGTACATTACGTCTATTAGAAGCAATCCGTTTTCTTGGATTAGAGAAAAAGACTAAATTCTATCAAGCTTCAACGTCTGAGCTTTATGGTGAGGTACAAGAGATCCCGCAAAAAGAGACTACGCCTTTTCACCCTCGCTCACCTTACGCTGTCGCGAAAATGTATGCGTACTGGATTGCGGTAAATTACCGTGAATCTTACGGTATGTATGCATGTAATGGTATTTTATTCAACCACGAATCGCCTCGGCGTGGTGAAACGTTTGTAACGCGTAAAATCACGCGCGGTCTTGCGAACATCTCACAAGGTTTAGAGAAGTGTTTATATCTAGGTAATATGGATGCATTACGTGACTGGGGTCATGCAAAAGATTATGTTCGCATGCAGTGGATGATGCTTCAGCAAGATACACCGGAAGATTTTGTAATTGCGACAGGTAAACAAATCTCAGTAAGAGAATTTGTGTCTCTATCAGCAAAAGAGCTGGGTGTTACGCTTGAATTTATTGGTGAAGGTGTTGATGAAGTAGCGACAGTGGTTGCGATTGAAGGTGATAACGCACAGGCGCTATCAGTAGGTGATGTGATTGTGCGTGTAGATCCGCGTTACTTTCGTCCAGCAGAAGTTGAAACATTGTTAGGCGATCCTACTAAGGCGAAAGAGAAGTTAGGTTGGGAGCCAGAGATTACTGTAGAAGAAATGTGTGCAGAAATGGTCCAACATGATTTAGCTAAAGCGAAGCAGCATGCATTATTGAAGTCTCACGGCTATGATGTGAGTGTTTCAGTAGAGTAA
- the fcl gene encoding GDP-L-fucose synthase, whose amino-acid sequence MSSKTVFVAGHNGMVGSAIGRKLKQSDDIKVITKSRAELNLLDQQAVREFFEEYQIDQVYLAAAKVGGIVANNTYPAEFIYENLTIQNNIIHSAHLSGVNDLLFLGSSCIYPKFAEQPMTETALLTGILEPTNEPYAIAKIAGIKLCESYNRQYGRNYRSVMPTNLYGENDNFHPENSHVIPALIRRFHEAKLAGDDKVVAWGTGKPMREFLHVDDMAAASIHVMNLDSETYSANTQEMLSHINVGTGVDCTIRELVETVAKVVGFEGAIEFDVTKPDGTPRKLMDVSRLKSLGWEYSVSLEAGLKDTYEWFLANQDNFRK is encoded by the coding sequence ATGAGTTCTAAAACAGTTTTTGTCGCAGGTCATAATGGTATGGTTGGCAGCGCGATAGGTAGAAAGTTAAAGCAATCTGATGATATTAAGGTTATTACAAAAAGCAGAGCGGAGTTAAACCTGTTGGACCAACAGGCGGTTCGTGAATTTTTTGAAGAGTATCAAATAGACCAGGTATATCTTGCTGCGGCAAAAGTAGGTGGGATTGTAGCGAATAATACTTACCCTGCAGAATTCATTTATGAGAATTTAACGATTCAAAATAACATCATTCATAGCGCGCACTTATCTGGTGTTAATGATTTGCTGTTTTTAGGGTCAAGTTGTATCTACCCTAAATTTGCAGAGCAACCAATGACAGAAACGGCACTGTTAACGGGTATTTTAGAGCCTACTAATGAGCCTTATGCGATAGCAAAAATTGCAGGTATCAAACTGTGTGAATCTTATAATCGTCAATATGGTCGTAATTATCGCTCTGTCATGCCAACTAATTTGTATGGAGAAAATGATAACTTCCATCCAGAAAACTCTCATGTTATTCCAGCACTGATACGTCGTTTTCATGAGGCAAAGTTGGCAGGTGATGACAAAGTGGTTGCATGGGGTACAGGTAAGCCGATGCGAGAGTTTTTGCATGTAGACGACATGGCTGCTGCATCAATACACGTAATGAACTTAGATTCAGAAACATACAGTGCAAATACACAAGAGATGTTAAGCCATATAAATGTAGGCACAGGCGTAGATTGTACAATTAGAGAGCTTGTTGAAACAGTTGCGAAAGTAGTTGGTTTTGAAGGTGCTATAGAGTTTGACGTGACTAAGCCTGATGGTACGCCGCGTAAATTGATGGACGTGTCTCGCCTTAAGTCACTGGGGTGGGAATATAGCGTTTCCTTAGAGGCAGGTTTAAAAGATACATATGAATGGTTTTTAGCGAACCAAGATAACTTTAGAAAATAA
- a CDS encoding GDP-mannose mannosyl hydrolase, producing MFLDKNTFSTVIESAPLVSIDFVILDENNQALLGERLNKPAQGNWFVPGGRVLKNESLAEAFERLTQEELGEAFSLSEASLLGPYDHFYDDNVFGYGFSTHYVAIAYILRLSKPLNDLPHDIQHGKYQWFDIDSLLKDKKVHKHTKWYFEALQNT from the coding sequence ATGTTTCTAGACAAAAATACGTTTTCGACAGTAATAGAAAGCGCGCCACTTGTTTCAATCGATTTTGTTATATTAGATGAAAATAACCAAGCACTGTTAGGTGAGCGGCTAAATAAACCAGCACAAGGGAATTGGTTTGTGCCTGGAGGACGGGTTTTGAAAAACGAATCGCTTGCAGAAGCATTTGAAAGGTTAACTCAAGAAGAACTTGGCGAGGCATTTTCACTATCAGAAGCAAGTCTTTTAGGGCCTTATGACCATTTTTATGATGACAACGTCTTTGGTTATGGCTTTAGCACCCATTATGTTGCCATTGCTTATATCCTAAGGCTGAGCAAACCGCTAAATGACTTACCACATGATATTCAACATGGTAAATATCAATGGTTCGATATAGACAGCCTATTAAAAGATAAAAAAGTCCATAAGCATACAAAATGGTACTTTGAAGCATTACAGAATACATAG